Proteins from a genomic interval of Croceicoccus naphthovorans:
- a CDS encoding ABC transporter ATP-binding protein, whose protein sequence is MSSVRLEGIAKRFGPTEVIKQVDLAIESGEFVVFVGASGSGKSTLLRMIAGLEQPSEGTIRIGNRDVTDAPPSERGVSMVFQSYALYPHMTVRENIAFGLKLKRIGKTATEEAVQRAATMLEIEALLDRKPGQLSGGQRQRVAIARAIVREPDVFLFDEPLSNLDAALRTRTRMEIRQLHKSLGATMIYVTHDQVEAMSLADRMVILHDGHIEQVGPPAELYHRPATAYVAGFLGMPTMNFLAVERVEGGDAVLSGGERIALPSGAKPSQIAIRPEDLEIANEGLPATLTGIEELGETRIVHAELADKTAIAIRSSGYSGSEGDKLSVRVPTDRLHLFDASGKRL, encoded by the coding sequence ATGTCTTCCGTCCGCCTAGAGGGTATCGCCAAACGCTTCGGCCCGACCGAGGTGATCAAACAGGTCGACCTTGCCATCGAAAGCGGCGAATTCGTCGTCTTCGTCGGCGCGTCGGGGTCGGGCAAGTCCACCCTGCTGCGCATGATCGCCGGGCTGGAACAGCCGAGCGAAGGCACGATCCGCATCGGCAACCGCGACGTCACTGATGCGCCGCCATCCGAACGCGGCGTGTCGATGGTGTTCCAGTCCTACGCGCTCTACCCGCACATGACCGTGCGCGAAAATATCGCCTTTGGCCTAAAGCTGAAAAGGATCGGCAAGACCGCCACCGAAGAGGCCGTGCAACGGGCTGCGACGATGCTGGAGATCGAGGCGCTGCTGGATCGCAAACCCGGCCAGCTATCAGGCGGCCAGCGGCAGCGTGTCGCCATCGCTCGCGCCATCGTTCGCGAACCTGACGTGTTCCTGTTCGACGAACCGCTGTCCAACCTGGACGCCGCGCTGCGCACCCGCACCCGCATGGAGATCCGCCAGTTGCACAAGTCGCTGGGCGCAACGATGATCTATGTGACGCACGATCAGGTAGAGGCGATGAGCCTGGCCGACCGGATGGTCATCCTGCACGACGGGCATATCGAACAGGTCGGCCCACCCGCCGAACTCTATCACCGCCCCGCAACAGCCTATGTCGCGGGCTTTCTCGGCATGCCGACCATGAACTTCCTGGCAGTCGAACGCGTCGAAGGGGGCGATGCCGTACTGTCCGGGGGAGAGCGCATAGCCCTGCCGTCAGGCGCAAAGCCCAGCCAGATCGCAATCCGTCCGGAGGACCTCGAAATCGCCAACGAAGGCCTGCCCGCGACGTTGACGGGGATCGAGGAACTGGGCGAAACGCGCATCGTCCATGCCGAACTGGCGGACAAGACCGCCATCGCCATTCGCAGCAGCGGCTATTCCGGCAGCGAAGGCGATAAGCTGTCGGTCCGCGTCCCGACCGACAGGCTGCACCTGTTCGATGCCAGCGGCAAGCGGCTGTAA
- a CDS encoding carbohydrate ABC transporter permease: MKSNRLIKNGALVLLWIVVALFLLFPFYYAVVSSFREGSAIFEASLWPGDPTLANYRAVMTDQPFAKNILNSLIVAFSVVVLSLGLATFASYAFGRAKFKGRRLLLYTILGVSMFPQVAVLSGLFEIVRLFGLYNNLLSLVFSYMIFTLPFTVWVLTSFMRDLPVEIEEAAIMDGASSWTIVTKVFLPLLAPALVTTGLLAFIAAWNEFLFALSFTLTNEQRTVPVAIALITGASQYELPWGNIMAASVIVTVPMIVLVLIFQRKLVAGLTAGAVKG; encoded by the coding sequence ATGAAATCGAACCGCCTGATCAAGAATGGCGCACTCGTCCTGCTGTGGATCGTCGTCGCGCTGTTCCTGCTGTTCCCGTTCTATTACGCGGTAGTCAGTTCTTTCCGCGAAGGTTCCGCCATATTCGAGGCTTCGCTGTGGCCCGGCGATCCGACTTTGGCGAATTATCGCGCGGTGATGACCGATCAGCCGTTTGCAAAGAACATCCTGAACTCGCTGATCGTCGCGTTCTCGGTCGTCGTGCTATCATTGGGGCTGGCGACCTTCGCGTCTTATGCTTTCGGGCGGGCGAAGTTCAAAGGGCGACGGCTGCTGCTCTACACCATCCTTGGCGTGTCGATGTTTCCGCAGGTCGCGGTGCTGTCGGGCCTGTTCGAGATCGTGCGCCTGTTCGGGCTCTACAACAACCTGCTCTCGCTCGTATTCAGCTACATGATCTTCACCCTGCCCTTCACGGTCTGGGTGCTGACCAGTTTCATGCGCGACCTGCCGGTGGAGATCGAGGAGGCCGCGATCATGGACGGCGCATCATCGTGGACCATCGTGACCAAGGTGTTCCTGCCCCTGCTCGCCCCCGCGCTGGTCACGACCGGCCTGCTCGCCTTCATCGCGGCGTGGAACGAGTTCCTCTTCGCGCTGTCGTTCACGCTGACCAACGAACAGCGCACCGTGCCCGTCGCCATCGCGCTGATCACCGGGGCCAGCCAGTACGAACTGCCTTGGGGCAACATCATGGCTGCGTCGGTCATCGTGACGGTGCCGATGATCGTGCTGGTGCTGATCTTCCAGAGAAAACTCGTGGCCGGGCTGACCGCAGGCGCGGTGAAAGGGTAA
- a CDS encoding carbohydrate ABC transporter permease, translated as MSRRSAIDAARARSAWLFVTPMLVVLAVVAAWPLARTIWFSMTNATLVDLTTYDFIWFDNFVVHAEGRWYGIFTDPQWLRALWNTLVFAAVSVSLELVLGVIVALIVNASLPGRGLMRAAMLVPWAIPTVVSAKIWQWMLNDQFGVVNAMLEGAGFTDGPIAWLGGSSLAMVSIIMVDVWKTTPFVALLVLAALQTLPKEIYEAAKVDGIHPVKVFFKVTLPLIKPALVVAVIFRLLDAMRMFDLVYVMTGSSEETMTLSVFARQALVSFQDVGYGSAASTGLFLIIAMITVIYIMTLKPLGQEKAA; from the coding sequence ATGAGCCGCCGCTCCGCCATAGACGCCGCCCGCGCACGGTCTGCGTGGCTGTTCGTCACGCCGATGCTGGTGGTGCTAGCCGTTGTCGCCGCATGGCCGCTGGCGCGCACGATCTGGTTTTCGATGACCAACGCCACCCTGGTCGATCTCACCACTTACGACTTCATCTGGTTCGACAACTTCGTCGTCCATGCCGAAGGGCGCTGGTACGGTATTTTCACCGATCCGCAGTGGCTGCGGGCGTTGTGGAACACGCTGGTCTTTGCTGCGGTTTCGGTCAGTCTCGAACTCGTGCTGGGCGTGATCGTGGCGCTGATCGTCAATGCCTCGCTGCCGGGGCGGGGCCTGATGCGTGCGGCGATGCTGGTCCCGTGGGCGATCCCGACGGTGGTTTCGGCGAAGATCTGGCAGTGGATGCTGAACGACCAGTTCGGCGTGGTGAACGCGATGCTGGAAGGCGCTGGCTTCACCGACGGGCCGATCGCGTGGCTGGGCGGGTCGAGCCTTGCGATGGTCTCGATCATCATGGTCGACGTCTGGAAGACGACACCCTTTGTGGCGCTGCTGGTGCTGGCCGCGCTCCAAACCTTGCCGAAGGAAATCTACGAGGCCGCCAAGGTTGACGGCATCCACCCAGTAAAAGTGTTCTTCAAAGTTACACTGCCGCTGATCAAACCCGCGCTGGTCGTCGCAGTGATCTTCCGCCTGCTCGACGCGATGCGCATGTTCGACCTCGTCTACGTGATGACCGGATCGAGCGAAGAGACGATGACGCTCTCGGTCTTTGCACGGCAGGCTCTCGTGTCATTTCAGGACGTCGGTTACGGGTCCGCCGCATCGACCGGACTGTTCCTGATCATCGCGATGATCACCGTGATCTACATCATGACGCTGAAACCTCTGGGTCAGGAGAAGGCGGCATGA
- a CDS encoding ABC transporter substrate-binding protein: MGLRGLFASWKSVAAALAALVALGPAQAQREGGAHIAIACGALGIELELCRDAAQEWAAQTGNTVEIVNTPNSSSDRFQLYVQLLSSQSADIDVLQIDVVWAGMLQSHLADLEEPLGDRVDAMFPALGANNRVNGKLVAVPWYIDAGVLYYRKDLLDKYGYAPPKTWDDLTRIATAIQKAERAEGNGRLWGYVFQAKAYEGLTCNALEWVASHGGGSFLGLDRAFTADNPQARTALNRAAGWIGTIAPRGVLNYDEEASRGVFQTGNAVFMRNWPYAWALAQGAESPVRGKVGVVALPKGPDGKSAAALGGWHLAVSRYSRHREEAIDLVRYLTRAEEQKRRAIVGAYNPTLTALYDDREVIAANPFFATLYPAFENAVARPARPAGARYNQVSDAIWRASYDVLQGDSKAGPALTRLEDEIARIAYRARWSEQAE, encoded by the coding sequence ATGGGGCTTCGCGGCCTCTTCGCATCGTGGAAATCGGTGGCGGCTGCGCTTGCCGCGCTGGTCGCGCTTGGCCCGGCGCAAGCGCAGCGGGAAGGCGGCGCGCATATCGCCATCGCTTGCGGGGCGCTGGGCATAGAGCTGGAACTGTGCCGCGATGCCGCGCAGGAATGGGCGGCGCAGACGGGCAACACGGTAGAGATCGTCAACACGCCCAATTCGTCGAGCGACCGGTTCCAGCTTTACGTTCAGCTGCTATCCTCGCAGTCCGCCGACATCGACGTGCTGCAGATCGACGTGGTCTGGGCGGGCATGCTGCAATCGCATCTTGCCGATCTGGAAGAACCATTGGGCGACCGTGTCGACGCGATGTTCCCGGCACTGGGCGCGAACAACCGGGTGAACGGCAAGCTGGTCGCGGTGCCGTGGTACATCGACGCGGGCGTGCTCTATTACCGCAAGGACCTGCTGGACAAATACGGCTACGCCCCGCCCAAGACGTGGGACGACCTGACCCGCATCGCTACCGCGATCCAGAAGGCGGAGCGGGCCGAAGGCAACGGCCGCCTGTGGGGCTATGTCTTTCAGGCCAAGGCTTATGAGGGGCTGACCTGCAACGCGCTGGAATGGGTGGCGTCCCACGGCGGCGGGTCTTTCCTAGGCCTTGACCGGGCATTCACCGCAGACAATCCGCAGGCCCGCACCGCCCTGAACCGCGCGGCGGGCTGGATCGGCACCATCGCCCCGCGCGGGGTGCTGAATTACGACGAGGAAGCCTCTCGCGGCGTTTTCCAGACCGGCAACGCGGTCTTCATGCGCAACTGGCCCTATGCCTGGGCGTTGGCGCAGGGCGCGGAAAGCCCGGTTCGCGGCAAGGTTGGCGTCGTCGCCCTGCCGAAAGGACCGGATGGCAAGAGCGCGGCGGCGCTGGGGGGCTGGCACCTTGCCGTATCGCGCTACTCGCGCCACCGCGAGGAAGCCATCGATCTCGTCCGCTATCTCACCCGCGCCGAAGAGCAGAAGCGCCGCGCCATCGTCGGCGCCTATAACCCGACGCTGACCGCGCTTTACGACGATCGCGAAGTCATCGCGGCGAACCCGTTCTTCGCCACGCTTTATCCCGCGTTCGAAAATGCCGTGGCCCGCCCCGCCCGTCCGGCAGGTGCCCGTTACAATCAGGTATCCGACGCGATCTGGCGGGCGAGTTACGACGTGCTGCAAGGCGACAGCAAGGCCGGCCCCGCGCTGACCCGGCTGGAGGACGAGATCGCGCGCATCGCCTATCGCGCGCGCTGGTCGGAGCAGGCCGAATGA
- the ggpS gene encoding glucosylglycerol-phosphate synthase, protein MQKSSLVIVYHRQPYEEFEEGGKTVYRANKSPNGIVPTLKAFFKRLEPGRGAWVAWKEHEPGDPDFERVVHIDDDNGGFHVRRLPLTKKQASSFYHVTSKEAFWPVLHSFPWLFSYDNVDWRTFHEVNRLFAEAAAEQADEGALVWIHDYNLWLVPHYLRQIRPDVKIAFYHHTPFPSQDVFNILPWRADILGSLLDCDLVGFHIPRYAKNFTDVARGLTGAEISEVVETPVHLNVPGQALSEPQMPRTLKLGDREIAIDVSPVGADVHLIDDILDHQNTVDLEDRILGRLDGRKLIVTVGRTDYTKGTIEALKGFERLIDRRPNLRGKIKMLCVSVRAASGMAIYDETQKEIEQLVGRVNGLYSNLGWTPIVLYSNAIPFEKLMSYYRAADTCITTPLRDGLNLVAKEFVAAKNGEPGKLILSEFAGCAVELPEAIYTNPYGHRDLDRALDEALGMDDLEASGRMKRMRADVETYDIVHWIDSLFASFARVGFETKEDKADAKAA, encoded by the coding sequence ATGCAAAAATCGTCACTCGTCATCGTCTATCACCGCCAGCCTTACGAGGAGTTCGAGGAGGGGGGCAAAACCGTCTATCGCGCGAACAAGAGCCCGAACGGCATCGTCCCGACGCTGAAGGCCTTTTTCAAGCGATTGGAGCCGGGACGCGGCGCATGGGTCGCGTGGAAGGAGCATGAACCGGGCGATCCCGATTTCGAGCGCGTCGTCCACATCGACGACGACAACGGAGGCTTCCACGTCCGCCGTCTGCCTTTGACGAAGAAACAGGCATCCAGCTTCTATCACGTCACCTCGAAAGAGGCGTTCTGGCCGGTGCTGCACAGCTTTCCGTGGCTGTTCAGTTATGACAACGTCGACTGGCGCACGTTTCACGAAGTGAACCGTCTCTTCGCGGAGGCCGCGGCCGAGCAGGCCGACGAAGGCGCGCTGGTCTGGATCCACGATTACAACCTGTGGCTGGTGCCGCATTACCTGCGCCAGATCCGGCCCGACGTGAAGATCGCGTTCTATCACCACACGCCCTTCCCCTCGCAGGACGTGTTCAACATCCTGCCTTGGCGCGCGGATATCCTGGGCTCGCTGCTCGATTGCGATCTCGTGGGCTTTCACATCCCGCGTTATGCGAAGAACTTCACCGACGTTGCGCGCGGGTTGACCGGGGCGGAAATAAGCGAAGTGGTCGAGACACCGGTGCACCTGAACGTTCCGGGGCAGGCGTTGTCCGAACCGCAGATGCCGCGCACGCTGAAGCTGGGCGACCGGGAGATCGCCATCGACGTTTCGCCCGTGGGGGCCGACGTGCACCTTATCGACGATATCCTCGACCATCAGAACACCGTCGATCTGGAGGATCGCATTCTCGGGCGGCTCGACGGGCGCAAGCTGATCGTCACCGTGGGACGCACCGATTACACCAAGGGCACGATCGAGGCGTTGAAGGGGTTCGAGCGCCTGATCGACCGGCGACCCAACTTGCGCGGCAAGATCAAGATGCTCTGCGTATCGGTCCGCGCGGCCAGCGGCATGGCGATCTATGACGAGACGCAGAAGGAAATCGAACAGCTCGTCGGACGGGTGAACGGGCTCTATTCCAACCTCGGCTGGACGCCCATCGTCCTCTATTCGAACGCCATCCCGTTTGAAAAGCTGATGAGCTATTACCGCGCCGCAGATACCTGCATCACCACGCCTCTGCGCGACGGTCTTAATCTGGTGGCGAAGGAATTCGTCGCGGCCAAGAACGGGGAACCGGGCAAGCTGATCCTGTCCGAATTCGCCGGCTGCGCGGTGGAGCTGCCCGAGGCGATCTACACCAACCCCTATGGCCACCGCGACCTTGACCGCGCGCTGGACGAAGCTTTGGGGATGGACGATCTGGAGGCTTCGGGCCGGATGAAGCGCATGCGGGCGGATGTCGAAACTTATGACATCGTGCACTGGATCGACAGCCTGTTCGCCTCGTTCGCCCGCGTCGGGTTCGAAACGAAGGAAGACAAAGCCGACGCAAAAGCGGCCTGA
- a CDS encoding HAD-IIB family hydrolase, whose amino-acid sequence MSMTTMMDRNLPDTATDYGLVLATDLDGTFLGGNDDERRTLYEAIEARDDVLLVFVTGRDVDFIRDLIARPGMPTPRYIVGDVGTSVYDVEQDFKPVTALEAEIATIWGNANDRVVEMLKNEPGIELQPTPFRHRVSYYYKPAELQDSTVRKIEEAGFDCLTSADLYLDVLPKGIAKGPTLRRMVEALALPHDRVLAAGDTMNDLSMLDCGLKSVAVGNSEDRLLAALPDAPHIYRATGHGCAGVLEAIHHFDLTQK is encoded by the coding sequence ATGAGCATGACGACGATGATGGACCGCAACTTGCCCGACACGGCGACCGATTACGGGCTGGTGCTGGCCACCGATCTCGACGGCACGTTCCTTGGCGGCAACGACGACGAACGCCGCACGCTGTATGAAGCGATCGAGGCGCGCGACGATGTCCTGCTTGTTTTCGTAACCGGCCGCGATGTCGACTTCATCCGCGACCTGATCGCCCGGCCGGGGATGCCCACGCCGCGCTATATCGTCGGCGATGTCGGCACCTCGGTCTATGACGTGGAGCAGGACTTCAAGCCGGTCACCGCGCTGGAGGCGGAGATCGCGACCATCTGGGGCAACGCGAACGATCGCGTGGTCGAGATGCTGAAGAACGAACCCGGCATCGAACTGCAACCCACGCCGTTCCGCCACCGGGTCAGCTATTACTACAAACCCGCCGAATTGCAGGACAGCACCGTTCGCAAGATCGAAGAGGCCGGGTTCGACTGTCTGACCAGCGCCGATCTTTACCTCGATGTGCTGCCGAAGGGCATCGCCAAGGGCCCGACCCTGCGCCGCATGGTCGAGGCGCTGGCCTTGCCGCACGACCGCGTGCTGGCCGCTGGCGACACGATGAACGACCTGTCGATGCTGGATTGCGGGTTGAAATCGGTCGCCGTCGGCAATTCGGAGGACCGGCTGCTGGCCGCCCTGCCCGATGCGCCGCACATCTATCGCGCCACCGGCCACGGCTGTGCCGGCGTGCTGGAAGCCATTCATCACTTCGACCTTACCCAGAAATAA
- a CDS encoding NAD(P)H-dependent glycerol-3-phosphate dehydrogenase produces the protein MTDKNTNRPKFQFAKRGEYFGSSIAVLGAGAWGTAIAIALARGGHAVRLHARRADHVEKMRRDRVNADRLPGHPFPQSLAVSDTMLATVAGAEVVFLAGPSKAVEEQARAAHPHVSADVPFVVCAKGLAEDGDFLCERISRIRGGAPVLMLSGPSFAEEVAEGLQTIVTVAGPTDAAEAVCSRLSSETFVLSPCNDIRGVQVAGVFKNVAAILCGASDGLDAGANSRAALMSEAIREAAAFASAVDGDPATLLGPAGFGDFALTCTDPQSRNYSMGYRLAAGEEEGDETHEGAANVEALAARAGELGVDVPLVEAAADLVAGRASPRAAVGAAFRQRFDRSRQLGKAA, from the coding sequence TTGACCGATAAAAATACAAATCGCCCTAAATTTCAATTTGCGAAGCGGGGTGAGTACTTCGGATCCTCGATTGCCGTACTTGGCGCGGGAGCCTGGGGCACTGCCATCGCCATCGCATTGGCCCGTGGCGGACACGCCGTCCGCTTGCACGCCCGCCGCGCCGATCATGTCGAAAAAATGCGTCGGGATCGCGTAAATGCCGACCGGCTGCCCGGACATCCCTTTCCGCAATCGCTGGCCGTCAGCGACACGATGCTGGCCACCGTTGCCGGTGCAGAGGTGGTTTTCCTTGCCGGGCCGAGCAAGGCAGTGGAGGAACAGGCCCGCGCCGCGCACCCACATGTTTCCGCCGACGTGCCCTTCGTGGTCTGTGCCAAGGGACTGGCCGAAGACGGGGATTTCCTGTGCGAACGCATTTCCCGCATTCGGGGCGGCGCGCCGGTGCTGATGCTGTCCGGTCCCAGCTTTGCCGAGGAAGTGGCCGAGGGACTGCAAACCATCGTCACAGTCGCCGGGCCGACCGATGCGGCAGAGGCGGTCTGCTCGCGCCTTTCCAGCGAGACTTTCGTGCTGTCCCCCTGCAACGACATTCGCGGCGTGCAGGTTGCGGGCGTGTTCAAGAACGTCGCCGCGATCCTGTGCGGCGCGTCCGACGGGCTGGATGCCGGGGCCAATTCGCGTGCGGCCTTGATGAGCGAGGCGATCCGCGAGGCAGCCGCCTTTGCCAGCGCGGTCGATGGCGATCCCGCCACCCTGCTCGGCCCGGCAGGCTTCGGCGATTTCGCGCTGACCTGCACCGATCCGCAATCGCGCAACTATTCGATGGGCTATCGCCTTGCCGCCGGAGAGGAGGAGGGCGACGAAACCCATGAGGGCGCCGCCAATGTCGAAGCGCTGGCCGCTCGCGCCGGGGAACTGGGCGTCGATGTCCCCCTGGTCGAGGCCGCCGCAGACCTTGTCGCCGGTCGCGCCAGCCCGCGTGCCGCCGTGGGTGCCGCATTCCGCCAGCGGTTCGACCGTTCGCGCCAGCTTGGAAAGGCCGCCTGA
- a CDS encoding alpha-amylase family glycosyl hydrolase translates to MTRTPGANDFPWWRGAVIYQVYPRSFADSTGNGVGDIAGLTGKLDYIASLGVDAIWLSPIYKSPMKDFGYDVSDYCDVDPMFGSLADFDAMLEKAHALGLKVLVDQVYSHTSDQHAWFAESRSSRDNPKANWYVWANARADGTPPNNWQSMFGGPAWKWAPVRAQYYMHNFLDSQPQMNLHNPAVQEALLGVAKFWLDRGVDGFRMDALNFAMHDPQLRDNPPAALFDKAVVRPFDYQHHTYSQFHRDTPKFLEKLRKLTDQYDGVFTLAEVCADDGNIAIKRFIKGTTRMNSAYGFDFLYAPKLTSHLVQEVMSHWPDEPGMGWPSWAFENHDAPRAVSRWCTDTGGLWDDKEAKDAFAKVKLALLVALRGTVIAYQGEELGLEQDDIPFELLKDPEAIANWPRTLSRDGARTPMPWDETAQGGFTTGEPWLPLGKANAARAVSLQDGDPGSTLNIARALFRLRRDFPALRLGAVENCQGDGNLLVLDRVFEAQRIRCLFNLGPDERPFSDTSEDTVLIAAVGGATRERLPAYSALFWECNW, encoded by the coding sequence ATGACTCGCACGCCCGGCGCGAACGATTTTCCGTGGTGGCGCGGCGCGGTCATCTATCAGGTCTATCCCCGCAGCTTCGCCGACAGCACCGGCAACGGCGTAGGCGATATCGCGGGCCTGACTGGCAAGCTGGACTACATCGCTTCGCTGGGTGTCGACGCGATCTGGCTCTCGCCAATCTATAAATCGCCGATGAAGGACTTCGGCTACGACGTTTCGGATTATTGCGATGTCGATCCGATGTTCGGGTCGCTGGCCGATTTCGATGCAATGCTGGAAAAGGCCCATGCACTGGGCCTGAAAGTGCTGGTCGATCAGGTCTATTCGCACACGTCGGACCAACACGCATGGTTCGCCGAAAGCCGGTCGAGCCGCGATAACCCAAAGGCCAACTGGTACGTCTGGGCGAATGCCCGCGCAGACGGTACTCCGCCCAACAACTGGCAATCGATGTTCGGCGGCCCCGCGTGGAAGTGGGCCCCGGTGCGCGCGCAGTATTACATGCACAATTTCCTCGACAGCCAGCCGCAGATGAACCTGCACAACCCGGCGGTGCAAGAGGCGCTGCTGGGCGTCGCAAAGTTCTGGCTGGATCGCGGGGTCGATGGCTTTCGCATGGATGCGCTGAATTTCGCGATGCACGATCCGCAACTGCGCGATAACCCGCCCGCGGCTCTGTTCGACAAGGCGGTCGTACGCCCCTTCGATTACCAGCACCATACCTACAGCCAGTTTCACCGCGACACGCCAAAATTCCTCGAAAAGCTGCGCAAGCTGACCGACCAATACGATGGCGTTTTTACCTTGGCAGAAGTGTGCGCCGACGACGGCAATATCGCGATAAAGCGGTTCATCAAGGGCACGACCCGGATGAACAGCGCCTATGGCTTCGACTTTCTCTACGCGCCGAAGCTGACGTCGCATCTGGTGCAAGAGGTCATGTCGCATTGGCCGGACGAGCCGGGGATGGGCTGGCCCAGCTGGGCGTTCGAAAACCACGATGCCCCGCGCGCTGTGTCGCGCTGGTGCACGGATACGGGCGGGCTGTGGGACGATAAAGAGGCCAAGGATGCCTTCGCCAAGGTGAAGCTGGCGCTCTTGGTGGCGCTGCGCGGTACGGTTATCGCCTATCAGGGCGAGGAACTGGGCCTGGAACAGGACGATATTCCCTTCGAGCTGCTGAAAGACCCCGAGGCCATCGCCAACTGGCCGCGCACGCTGTCGCGCGATGGGGCGCGAACGCCGATGCCGTGGGACGAAACCGCGCAGGGCGGATTCACCACCGGCGAACCGTGGCTGCCGCTGGGCAAGGCGAATGCCGCGCGGGCGGTGTCGTTGCAGGACGGCGATCCCGGCTCGACGCTGAACATTGCCCGCGCGCTGTTCCGCCTGCGCCGCGATTTTCCCGCGCTACGGCTGGGTGCGGTGGAAAATTGTCAGGGCGATGGGAACCTGCTGGTGCTGGACCGCGTGTTCGAGGCGCAACGGATTCGCTGCCTGTTCAACCTCGGCCCGGATGAGCGGCCGTTCTCGGATACGTCGGAAGACACCGTTCTGATCGCCGCGGTTGGCGGGGCGACGCGTGAACGCCTGCCCGCCTATTCGGCGCTGTTCTGGGAGTGCAACTGGTAG